From a region of the Burkholderia lata genome:
- a CDS encoding type II toxin-antitoxin system RelE/ParE family toxin, whose product MPYSAPTFSIRTTDVFDAWFSRLPDRVAKRRIQARIDRLSMGNPGDWKSAGSPVVEMRIDHGPGYRVYYVRRGTIWVILLCGGDKSTQQADIRAAHAMLAHLDME is encoded by the coding sequence ATGCCCTACAGTGCGCCTACGTTCAGCATCCGGACCACCGACGTCTTCGACGCCTGGTTTTCCCGCCTGCCGGATCGCGTCGCGAAGCGCCGCATCCAGGCGCGCATCGACCGCCTCTCGATGGGCAATCCGGGCGACTGGAAGTCCGCCGGCTCGCCGGTCGTCGAGATGCGGATCGACCACGGCCCCGGATATCGCGTCTACTACGTGAGGCGCGGAACGATCTGGGTCATCCTGCTCTGCGGCGGCGATAAATCGACACAGCAGGCCGACATCCGCGCCGCGCACGCGATGCTCGCGCATCTCGACATGGAGTAA
- a CDS encoding addiction module antidote protein codes for MDKISTRPWDSADHLKTEDDMADYFEACLQEGGDDPAFIAHALGVIARAHGMSQVARDAGLSREGLYKALSHDGNPSFGTILKVIKALGLQLHGSKAHA; via the coding sequence ATGGACAAGATCAGCACCCGGCCGTGGGATTCGGCCGATCACCTGAAAACCGAAGACGACATGGCCGACTACTTCGAAGCGTGCCTGCAGGAAGGCGGCGACGATCCGGCCTTCATCGCGCACGCGCTCGGCGTGATCGCGCGTGCACACGGCATGTCGCAGGTCGCGCGCGATGCGGGCCTGTCGCGCGAAGGGCTGTACAAGGCGCTGTCGCACGACGGCAACCCGAGCTTCGGCACGATCCTGAAGGTCATCAAGGCGCTCGGCCTGCAACTGCACGGCTCGAAAGCGCACGCATGA
- a CDS encoding DUF445 domain-containing protein, translated as MTPDKALELKRSKRRALWLLLAAVAVFVTTILLPRGPWVDGVKAVAEAAMVGALADWFAVVALFRRVPIPFVSRHTEIIPKNKDKIADNLAVFVREKFLGPDALAAQIRQHDPAQKLGAWLGEPANTEALGGYVTKLMSFALDMTDDARIQSFVHDAFRAVIDRVDLSQSAGAILDTLTKDGRHQALLDDAIEQVVDVLDKEENREVIAGFIVEWLKTQYPKVEKIMPTQWFGENGARMLASAVSRVLEGVAADPEHELRQRFDRTVVRLTERLKHDPAFIEKGEEIKRYIRDGAAFNEYARDLWDQLRAWLKADLARPDSTLHRQAAMLGGWLGARLSESPALRASLNEHVEKAVHEMAPDFADFLMRHIRDTVRNWDAGEMSRQIELNIGKDLQYIRINGTLVGGLIGLGLYLVSLVPRWAAGWLH; from the coding sequence ATGACGCCAGACAAAGCCCTCGAACTGAAACGCAGCAAGCGCCGCGCACTGTGGCTGCTGCTGGCCGCCGTCGCGGTATTCGTCACGACGATCCTGTTGCCGCGCGGCCCGTGGGTCGATGGCGTCAAGGCCGTGGCCGAAGCCGCGATGGTTGGCGCGCTCGCCGACTGGTTCGCGGTCGTCGCGCTGTTTCGCCGCGTCCCGATCCCGTTCGTGTCGCGCCATACCGAGATCATTCCGAAGAACAAGGACAAGATCGCCGACAACCTAGCGGTGTTCGTGCGCGAGAAATTCCTCGGCCCGGACGCGCTCGCCGCGCAGATCCGCCAGCACGATCCCGCGCAGAAGCTCGGTGCGTGGCTCGGCGAGCCGGCGAACACCGAGGCCCTCGGCGGCTATGTGACGAAGCTGATGAGTTTCGCGCTCGACATGACCGACGACGCGCGGATCCAGTCGTTCGTGCACGACGCGTTTCGCGCGGTGATCGACCGGGTCGACCTGTCGCAATCGGCCGGTGCGATCCTCGACACGCTGACGAAGGACGGCCGTCACCAGGCGCTGCTCGACGATGCGATCGAACAGGTGGTCGACGTGCTCGACAAGGAGGAGAACCGCGAGGTGATCGCGGGCTTCATCGTCGAATGGCTGAAGACGCAGTACCCGAAGGTCGAGAAGATCATGCCGACGCAGTGGTTCGGCGAGAACGGCGCGCGGATGCTCGCGAGCGCGGTGAGCCGCGTGCTGGAAGGCGTGGCGGCCGATCCCGAGCACGAACTGCGGCAGCGCTTCGACCGGACGGTCGTGCGCTTGACCGAGCGGTTGAAGCACGATCCCGCCTTCATCGAGAAGGGCGAGGAGATCAAGCGCTATATCCGCGACGGCGCCGCGTTCAACGAGTATGCGCGCGACCTGTGGGATCAGTTGCGCGCGTGGCTGAAGGCCGATCTCGCGCGCCCCGATTCGACGCTGCACCGGCAGGCCGCGATGCTCGGCGGCTGGCTCGGTGCGCGGCTCTCGGAGAGCCCGGCATTGCGCGCGTCGCTGAACGAGCACGTCGAGAAGGCCGTGCACGAGATGGCGCCGGATTTCGCGGATTTCCTGATGCGCCATATCCGCGACACGGTGCGTAACTGGGATGCGGGCGAGATGTCGCGGCAGATCGAGCTGAACATCGGCAAGGATCTGCAATACATCCGCATCAACGGCACGCTGGTCGGCGGGCTGATCGGGCTCGGGTTGTACCTGGTGTCGCTGGTGCCGCGCTGGGCGGCCGGCTGGCTGCACTGA
- a CDS encoding IclR family transcriptional regulator, whose product MLKTLSSALQLMQYFTAQQAVWGVRELAKESGVHHAIVHRVLATFAAEGYLVQDDAGRYALGLRWFEMGEIVRRSLSPSQIVEPALHRLAQQSGETVFLSLLDGYEGLCLDIAHGDQQLRFSIEEGQRFALHAGAHGKAILAFQPDAMRDEVFARATKAGQTVDRAAIEARLDVIRENGWVYTREEAATGVAGLAVPLTAKGSRSVAGSLAISGPMQRLDESAVPRLLDALNDARRKIESVLSLMR is encoded by the coding sequence ATGCTCAAGACACTCAGCAGCGCGCTGCAACTGATGCAGTACTTCACCGCCCAGCAGGCCGTTTGGGGCGTCCGCGAACTCGCGAAGGAAAGCGGCGTGCATCACGCGATCGTCCATCGCGTGCTTGCGACGTTCGCGGCCGAGGGCTACCTCGTCCAGGACGACGCGGGCCGCTACGCGCTCGGGCTGCGCTGGTTCGAGATGGGCGAGATCGTGCGGCGCTCGCTGTCGCCGTCGCAGATCGTCGAGCCCGCGCTGCACCGGCTCGCGCAGCAAAGCGGCGAGACCGTGTTCCTGTCGCTGCTCGACGGTTACGAAGGGCTGTGCCTCGACATCGCGCATGGCGACCAGCAGTTGCGCTTCTCGATCGAGGAAGGCCAGCGCTTCGCGCTGCATGCGGGCGCGCACGGCAAGGCGATCCTCGCGTTCCAGCCCGATGCGATGCGCGACGAAGTCTTCGCCCGTGCGACGAAGGCCGGCCAGACGGTCGACCGCGCGGCCATCGAGGCACGCCTCGACGTGATCCGCGAGAACGGCTGGGTCTATACCCGCGAAGAAGCGGCCACCGGCGTCGCGGGCCTCGCGGTGCCGCTCACCGCAAAGGGCAGCCGCTCGGTCGCCGGATCGCTCGCGATCTCGGGGCCAATGCAGCGCCTCGACGAATCGGCCGTGCCGCGCCTGCTCGACGCGCTGAACGACGCGCGCCGCAAGATCGAAAGCGTGCTCAGCCTGATGCGCTGA
- a CDS encoding OPT/YSL family transporter has product MNALQDAPAGEPAAPATPPGATRVRFAEPVLLIVSVVLSVLGAIIGMQLIVSLGISANTSIIGALIAIVFSRIPHELARRFRVLERQNLVQTAISSATFGAANSLMIPIGVPYAMGMPELATPMLIGALAAMLVDGTMLYLLFGSRIFPATGSWPSGVATAEAIWAGDRGGRKAAFLGIGVAVGVAGAWLGIPMSAFGAAFLGNLAALTMFGLGLLIRGYSVALTGVDIAKAYIPHGVMIGAGIVAMLQVSTEIRRARRAPIDEAGTSDVSPLRAGRILGLGYVVYMLIALVIVGCTGGFSEMSTGMLIVFVLYAAFSAYIHELIVGIAAMHSGWFPAFAVALITLTIGILIGFPAPALAVLVGFSAATGPAFADMGYDLKTGFLLRGSGQDPALEMAGRRQQFLAATLGFVVAGIVVVLFHHGFFSRDMLPPVDRVYAASIKAGSSWDIARDLAIWAVPGALLQWLGGAKRQLGVLLSTGMLLTSPLAGFAVLIGLAIRFILLRTRGERDIAEMSAFAGGVIAGDALFSFTRSLIKLK; this is encoded by the coding sequence ATGAACGCCCTTCAAGACGCGCCGGCCGGCGAACCCGCCGCGCCCGCCACCCCGCCCGGCGCCACGCGCGTCCGTTTCGCCGAACCCGTGCTGCTGATCGTGTCGGTCGTGCTGTCCGTGCTCGGCGCGATCATCGGCATGCAGCTGATCGTGTCGCTCGGCATCTCGGCAAACACGTCGATCATCGGTGCGCTGATCGCCATCGTGTTCTCGCGCATCCCGCATGAACTCGCGCGGCGCTTTCGCGTGCTCGAACGCCAGAACCTCGTGCAGACGGCCATCTCGTCGGCCACGTTCGGCGCGGCGAACTCGCTGATGATCCCGATCGGCGTGCCGTACGCGATGGGCATGCCCGAACTCGCGACGCCGATGCTGATCGGCGCGCTCGCCGCGATGCTCGTCGACGGCACGATGCTGTACCTGCTGTTCGGCAGCCGGATCTTCCCGGCCACAGGCAGCTGGCCGTCGGGCGTCGCGACCGCCGAAGCGATCTGGGCCGGTGACCGTGGCGGCCGCAAAGCCGCGTTCCTCGGGATCGGCGTCGCGGTCGGCGTCGCCGGCGCGTGGCTCGGCATTCCGATGTCCGCGTTCGGCGCGGCATTCCTCGGCAACCTGGCCGCACTGACGATGTTCGGCCTCGGCCTGCTGATCCGCGGCTACTCGGTCGCGCTGACCGGCGTCGACATCGCGAAGGCCTACATCCCGCACGGCGTGATGATCGGCGCGGGCATCGTCGCGATGCTGCAGGTGTCAACCGAGATCCGCCGCGCGCGCCGCGCGCCGATCGACGAAGCGGGCACCAGCGACGTGTCGCCGCTGCGTGCTGGCCGCATCCTCGGCCTCGGCTACGTGGTCTACATGCTGATCGCGCTCGTGATCGTCGGCTGCACCGGCGGCTTCTCGGAAATGTCGACCGGCATGCTGATCGTGTTCGTGCTGTATGCGGCGTTTTCGGCGTATATCCACGAGCTGATCGTCGGCATCGCCGCGATGCACTCGGGCTGGTTCCCGGCCTTCGCGGTCGCGCTGATCACGCTGACGATCGGCATCCTGATCGGCTTCCCGGCGCCCGCGCTCGCGGTGCTGGTCGGCTTCTCGGCCGCGACGGGCCCCGCCTTCGCCGACATGGGCTACGACCTGAAGACCGGGTTCCTGCTGCGCGGCTCGGGCCAGGACCCGGCCCTCGAAATGGCCGGCCGCCGCCAGCAGTTCCTCGCGGCGACGCTCGGCTTCGTCGTCGCCGGCATCGTGGTTGTGCTGTTCCACCACGGCTTCTTCAGCCGCGACATGCTGCCGCCGGTCGATCGCGTCTACGCGGCGTCGATCAAGGCGGGCTCGTCGTGGGACATCGCGCGCGACCTCGCGATCTGGGCCGTGCCCGGTGCGCTGCTGCAGTGGCTCGGCGGCGCGAAGCGCCAGCTCGGCGTGCTGCTGTCGACCGGCATGCTGCTCACGTCGCCGCTCGCGGGCTTCGCCGTGCTGATCGGCCTCGCGATCCGCTTCATCCTGCTGCGCACGCGCGGCGAACGCGACATCGCCGAGATGAGTGCGTTCGCGGGCGGCGTGATCGCGGGCGATGCGCTCTTCAGCTTCACGCGCTCGCTCATCAAGCTCAAGTAA
- a CDS encoding aminotransferase class V-fold PLP-dependent enzyme yields the protein MDITAIRADTPLTASTIYLDTAAASLPPEPVLDTVNDYLRDTGRVGIYLPAFRKATYARVDAVRTQLATFLGAQADEIAFTKNATEAISLVAQGLRWQPGDEVLVADTEMLSNLLPWKRLEATHGIVVKMIAANDEGLLAPDAFAQAITPRTRLLTFSHVPNSSGALQDAAALCAVARANGVLSLVNASQSVGMVQTDVRTLGCDFLAGCGRKALRATEGSGFLYVQRDQIDTLEPVLAGWWNGAYDRTTGALSFVAGAKRFEAGCPIVPAILGLGAALDYAQRIGVAQIEARVRDLTAYAVERFATLPGFELYGPRDAARRIGIVPFNLRGIDPATIVAALEAQHCIIEAGNFMADAILARYGVSTMARVSLHYFNTREEIDRVAELIRAAAC from the coding sequence ATGGACATCACTGCAATCCGCGCCGATACGCCGCTGACCGCATCGACGATCTACCTCGATACGGCCGCCGCGTCGCTGCCGCCCGAGCCCGTGCTCGACACCGTCAACGACTATCTGCGCGACACCGGCCGCGTCGGCATCTACCTGCCCGCGTTCCGCAAGGCCACCTATGCGCGCGTCGATGCCGTGCGCACGCAGCTCGCCACCTTCCTCGGCGCACAGGCCGACGAGATCGCATTCACGAAGAACGCGACCGAAGCGATCTCGCTCGTCGCGCAGGGGCTGCGCTGGCAGCCGGGCGACGAAGTACTCGTCGCCGATACCGAGATGCTCAGCAACCTGCTGCCGTGGAAGCGGCTCGAAGCGACGCACGGCATCGTCGTGAAGATGATCGCCGCGAACGACGAAGGGCTGCTCGCGCCGGACGCATTCGCGCAGGCCATCACGCCGCGCACGCGCCTGCTCACGTTCTCGCACGTGCCGAACTCGTCGGGCGCGCTGCAGGACGCCGCCGCGCTGTGCGCGGTCGCCCGCGCGAACGGTGTGCTGTCGCTCGTCAATGCATCGCAAAGCGTCGGGATGGTCCAGACCGACGTGCGCACGCTCGGCTGCGATTTCCTCGCGGGCTGCGGCCGCAAGGCACTGCGCGCGACGGAAGGATCCGGCTTCCTCTACGTGCAGCGCGACCAAATCGACACGCTCGAACCGGTGCTCGCCGGCTGGTGGAACGGCGCGTACGACCGGACGACCGGTGCGCTGTCGTTCGTCGCCGGCGCGAAGCGCTTCGAAGCCGGCTGCCCGATCGTGCCCGCGATCCTCGGCCTCGGCGCCGCGCTCGACTATGCGCAGCGCATCGGCGTCGCGCAGATCGAGGCACGCGTGCGCGACCTCACCGCCTATGCGGTCGAGCGCTTCGCGACGCTGCCCGGCTTCGAGCTGTACGGCCCGCGCGATGCGGCGCGCCGCATCGGCATCGTGCCGTTCAACCTGCGCGGCATCGATCCCGCGACGATCGTCGCGGCGCTCGAGGCGCAGCACTGCATCATCGAAGCCGGCAACTTCATGGCCGACGCGATCCTCGCGCGCTACGGCGTGTCGACGATGGCGCGCGTGTCGCTGCACTACTTCAATACCCGCGAAGAAATCGACCGCGTCGCCGAGCTGATCCGCGCGGCGGCCTGCTGA
- the pepE gene encoding dipeptidase PepE has product MNQRFLLMSSSRKDALGYLEHATEQIHALLRHEVRKIVFVPYAGVSFSFDTYEGMVKPVFEKLGYALESLHHSTDPRKTIENADAIAVGGGNTFALLKRMYDANIVDAIRARVHAGVPYVGWSAGSNVACPTIRTTNDMPVVQPPTLRALGLAPFQINPHFISGKPAGHNGESREERLGEFLDINAPEQVFALPEGSALLSDGTTGTVLGERGALHFASKTDVRTLAENATFPLASITGPAGIDSWPDFQK; this is encoded by the coding sequence ATGAACCAACGCTTTCTGCTGATGAGCAGCTCCCGCAAGGACGCGCTCGGCTATCTCGAACACGCGACCGAACAGATCCACGCGCTGCTCCGCCACGAAGTGCGCAAGATCGTCTTCGTGCCCTACGCCGGCGTGTCGTTCAGTTTCGACACCTACGAAGGCATGGTGAAGCCGGTGTTCGAGAAGCTCGGCTATGCGCTCGAATCGCTGCATCACAGCACCGACCCGCGCAAGACCATCGAGAACGCCGACGCCATCGCGGTCGGCGGCGGCAACACGTTCGCGCTGCTCAAGCGCATGTACGACGCGAATATCGTCGACGCGATCCGCGCGCGCGTGCACGCGGGCGTGCCGTACGTCGGCTGGAGCGCGGGCAGCAACGTCGCGTGCCCGACGATCCGCACGACCAACGACATGCCGGTCGTGCAGCCGCCGACGCTGCGCGCGCTCGGCCTCGCGCCGTTCCAGATCAACCCGCACTTCATCAGCGGCAAGCCGGCCGGCCACAACGGCGAGAGCCGCGAGGAACGTCTCGGCGAATTCCTCGACATCAACGCGCCCGAGCAGGTATTCGCGTTGCCCGAGGGCTCCGCGCTGCTGTCCGACGGCACGACGGGCACCGTGCTCGGTGAGCGTGGCGCGCTGCATTTCGCGAGCAAGACCGACGTGCGCACGCTTGCGGAGAACGCCACCTTCCCGCTCGCGTCGATCACGGGCCCGGCCGGCATCGACTCGTGGCCTGACTTCCAGAAATAA
- a CDS encoding porin yields MKKQLAGLALLAGATGVAHAQSTVTLYGVIDVAIGYQTHTNPSGDRTIGLQQGNEGFLSGSRFGLKGNEALGNGWKAGFTLENGFLANNGKLDQQGQLFGRQAFVKLGHERWGELALGRQYTTGNTMLYYVDPLGVGAAPTNSWQVYLVGQRYDNAVSYTGTYGPMQVIAEYAFGGIAGDTRARSSMSLGVEYESGPVTLIGDAQQTRDTQSRRARIYLAGAKAAIGSVNVFANYLHSDRDAGFDSSNGGADTASITSMASGSPTAAVTINSVFDSHRRDDFFTVGASWRATPVWNFVVAGMHNRTLADGFNGARSTVYGVADYSLSKRTDVYVATSYEWTRGGWSGLFGNTTTNAAAAKGSALNGRNEQLSVLLGLRHFF; encoded by the coding sequence ATGAAGAAGCAGCTTGCCGGACTCGCGCTGTTGGCCGGCGCGACGGGTGTCGCGCATGCCCAGTCCACCGTGACGCTGTACGGCGTCATCGACGTCGCAATCGGTTACCAGACGCACACCAATCCGTCCGGCGATCGCACGATCGGCCTGCAGCAGGGCAACGAGGGCTTCCTGTCCGGCAGCCGCTTCGGCCTGAAGGGCAACGAGGCGCTCGGCAACGGCTGGAAAGCCGGTTTCACGCTGGAGAACGGCTTTCTCGCGAACAACGGCAAGCTCGACCAGCAGGGCCAGCTGTTCGGCCGCCAGGCGTTCGTGAAGCTCGGTCACGAGCGCTGGGGCGAGCTTGCGCTCGGCCGGCAGTACACGACCGGCAACACGATGCTGTACTACGTCGATCCGCTCGGCGTAGGCGCCGCGCCGACCAATTCATGGCAGGTCTACCTGGTCGGCCAGCGCTACGACAACGCGGTCAGCTACACCGGCACCTACGGGCCGATGCAGGTGATCGCCGAGTACGCGTTCGGCGGAATCGCAGGGGACACGCGGGCACGCTCGTCGATGTCGCTCGGCGTCGAGTACGAATCGGGCCCGGTGACGCTGATCGGCGATGCGCAGCAGACACGCGACACGCAAAGCCGCCGCGCGCGGATCTACCTCGCCGGCGCGAAGGCCGCGATCGGCAGCGTGAACGTGTTCGCGAACTACCTGCACAGCGATCGCGATGCCGGCTTCGATTCGTCGAACGGCGGCGCCGACACCGCGTCGATCACGAGCATGGCGTCCGGCTCGCCGACCGCCGCCGTCACGATCAACTCGGTGTTCGACTCGCATCGCCGTGACGACTTCTTCACCGTCGGCGCGAGCTGGCGCGCGACGCCCGTGTGGAACTTCGTGGTCGCGGGCATGCACAACCGCACGCTCGCCGACGGCTTCAACGGCGCGCGCAGCACCGTGTACGGCGTCGCCGACTACAGCCTCAGCAAGCGCACCGACGTGTACGTCGCAACGTCGTACGAATGGACGCGTGGCGGCTGGTCCGGCCTGTTCGGCAACACGACGACCAACGCGGCAGCCGCGAAAGGCTCCGCACTCAACGGCCGCAACGAGCAGCTTTCCGTGCTGCTCGGCCTGCGGCACTTCTTCTGA
- a CDS encoding DUF1177 domain-containing protein, giving the protein MALKQTLVIFDALDGAIVNGQHIAALFAPYAAHGVTVEVTTVNNEPPEDPTKTTDFITIVIPGSRGKTAGGDARTLGIVGRNGAIGARPAKFGMVSDADGPIGSLAAALKLAEMKANGDVLPGDVIVTTHLSTDVSMSENNGVPFMGMPVSSATMNRHEVTPDMDAILSLDASKGNRIVKQRGFALSPTAMQGYILRMAPDLVSIMESTTGMPAVTFPISLQDITPYDNGLSHFNSIMQPHVGTDKPVVGVAITARAVVGGSDSSASHEVDLAEAVRFSVEVAKRFTAGACEFYDANEWRKIRNVYPDLSVFQGYGKAA; this is encoded by the coding sequence ATGGCACTGAAACAGACCCTCGTCATTTTCGACGCGCTCGATGGCGCGATCGTCAACGGGCAGCACATTGCCGCGCTGTTTGCGCCGTATGCGGCGCATGGCGTGACGGTCGAGGTCACCACGGTCAATAACGAACCGCCGGAAGACCCGACGAAGACGACCGACTTCATCACGATCGTGATTCCCGGCTCGCGCGGCAAGACGGCCGGCGGCGATGCCCGCACGCTCGGCATCGTCGGCCGCAACGGCGCGATCGGCGCGCGGCCCGCGAAGTTCGGGATGGTGTCGGACGCGGACGGCCCGATCGGCTCGCTCGCGGCCGCGCTGAAACTCGCGGAGATGAAGGCGAACGGCGACGTGCTGCCCGGCGACGTGATCGTCACGACACACCTGTCGACCGATGTATCGATGAGCGAGAACAACGGCGTGCCGTTCATGGGGATGCCGGTTTCGTCGGCCACGATGAACCGCCATGAAGTGACGCCCGACATGGATGCCATCCTGTCGCTCGATGCGTCGAAGGGCAACCGGATCGTCAAGCAGCGCGGCTTCGCGCTGTCGCCGACCGCGATGCAGGGTTACATCCTGCGGATGGCGCCGGATCTCGTGTCGATCATGGAATCGACGACCGGCATGCCGGCCGTCACGTTCCCGATCTCGCTGCAGGACATCACGCCGTACGACAACGGGCTGTCGCACTTCAACAGCATCATGCAGCCGCACGTCGGCACCGACAAGCCGGTGGTCGGCGTCGCGATCACCGCGCGTGCGGTGGTCGGCGGCAGCGATTCGAGCGCGAGCCACGAAGTCGATCTGGCCGAAGCCGTGCGCTTCTCGGTCGAAGTCGCGAAGCGCTTCACGGCCGGCGCGTGCGAGTTCTACGATGCGAACGAATGGCGCAAGATTCGCAACGTGTATCCGGACCTGAGCGTGTTCCAGGGGTACGGCAAGGCCGCTTGA
- the andAa gene encoding anthranilate 1,2-dioxygenase system ferredoxin--NAD(+) reductase, translating into MSADPFVIVGAGHAARRTAEALRERDAAARIVMIGAERELPYDRPALSKDALLSDGGEQRAFVRDAAWYDAQRIELRLGTRVDAIERDAQRVRLDDGTTLPYASLVLATGSRVRTFDGAIDEGVKPHYVRTVDDARTLRAQLLPGRRVAVLGGGFIGLEVAAAARQLGCEVTVIDPAPRLLQRALPEVVGAYAHQLHDARGVVFQMATLPRAIRRAPGGGAIVETDRGDVPADLVVVGIGVVPNVELAQAAGLDIDNGIRVDAGCRTVDPAIFAAGEVTMHFNPLLGRHVRIESWQVAENQPAVAAANVLGADDTYAELPWLWSDQYDCNLQMLGLFGSERTIVVRGDPANGPFTVFGLGDDGKIVAVAAANLGRDIGASRRLIAAGAVPDPVKLADPAVNLKAFM; encoded by the coding sequence ATGTCGGCTGATCCGTTCGTGATCGTCGGCGCCGGGCATGCGGCGCGGCGCACCGCCGAAGCGCTGCGCGAGCGCGATGCGGCGGCGCGCATCGTGATGATCGGCGCGGAGCGCGAGTTGCCGTACGACCGGCCCGCGCTGTCGAAGGACGCATTGCTGAGCGACGGCGGCGAGCAGCGTGCGTTCGTGCGCGATGCGGCTTGGTACGACGCGCAACGCATCGAGCTGCGGCTCGGCACGCGTGTCGACGCGATCGAGCGCGATGCGCAGCGCGTGCGGCTCGACGACGGCACGACGCTCCCTTATGCGAGTCTCGTGCTCGCGACGGGTTCGCGGGTGCGCACGTTCGATGGTGCGATCGACGAAGGCGTCAAGCCGCATTACGTCCGTACGGTCGACGATGCACGTACGTTGCGCGCGCAACTTTTGCCGGGGCGTCGAGTGGCGGTGCTCGGAGGCGGCTTCATCGGCCTCGAGGTCGCGGCGGCGGCGCGCCAGCTCGGCTGTGAGGTGACGGTGATCGATCCGGCGCCGCGCCTGCTGCAGCGCGCGTTGCCGGAAGTGGTCGGCGCGTATGCGCATCAGTTGCACGATGCGCGCGGCGTGGTCTTCCAGATGGCGACGCTGCCGCGCGCGATTCGTCGCGCACCGGGCGGCGGCGCGATCGTCGAGACCGATCGTGGCGACGTGCCGGCCGACCTCGTCGTGGTCGGCATCGGCGTCGTGCCGAATGTCGAGCTGGCGCAGGCGGCGGGACTCGATATCGACAACGGGATACGCGTCGACGCGGGCTGCCGCACGGTCGATCCCGCGATCTTTGCGGCGGGCGAGGTGACGATGCACTTCAATCCGCTGCTCGGGCGTCACGTTCGGATCGAATCGTGGCAGGTGGCCGAAAACCAGCCGGCTGTCGCGGCCGCGAACGTGCTCGGCGCCGACGACACCTATGCCGAGCTGCCGTGGCTGTGGTCCGATCAGTACGACTGCAACCTGCAGATGCTCGGGCTGTTCGGCAGCGAGCGCACGATCGTCGTGCGCGGCGATCCCGCAAACGGGCCGTTCACGGTGTTCGGGCTGGGCGATGACGGCAAGATCGTCGCGGTGGCCGCGGCGAACCTGGGGCGCGACATCGGCGCATCACGTCGTTTGATTGCGGCGGGGGCGGTGCCGGACCCGGTGAAGCTTGCGGATCCGGCGGTCAATCTGAAGGCGTTCATGTAA
- the andAb gene encoding anthranilate 1,2-dioxygenase ferredoxin subunit AndAb — translation MTEATLAEWHPLGAFDEFSEDEPAARVAGQKPIAVFRIGDELFAMHDLCTHGHARLSEGYVEDGCVECPLHQGLIDIRTGAPKCAPITEPVRTYPIRIVGGQVEVNVG, via the coding sequence ATGACCGAAGCAACGCTCGCCGAGTGGCATCCGCTTGGCGCTTTCGACGAATTCTCCGAAGACGAACCGGCGGCGCGCGTCGCCGGCCAGAAGCCGATCGCCGTGTTCCGGATCGGCGACGAACTGTTCGCGATGCACGACCTCTGCACGCACGGCCATGCGCGGCTGTCCGAAGGCTATGTGGAGGACGGCTGCGTCGAATGCCCGCTGCACCAGGGGCTGATCGACATCCGCACCGGTGCGCCGAAATGCGCGCCGATCACGGAGCCGGTACGGACCTATCCGATCCGGATCGTCGGCGGGCAGGTGGAAGTCAATGTCGGCTGA
- the andAd gene encoding anthranilate 1,2-dioxygenase small subunit AndAd, producing MMENLTEDMKTWFEIYMLQNRYIGHLDNNRLEAWPTMFTEDCTYEIVPKENADLGLPVGIVHCTNQRMLRDRVVSLRHANIYEEHTYRHMTSGLTIVAERDGEIDTESNYVVVQTRSNGESNVYQAGKYYDTVVRTPDGLRYKTKRVIYDTSRVQTLLATPI from the coding sequence ATGATGGAAAACCTGACGGAAGACATGAAGACGTGGTTCGAGATTTACATGCTCCAGAACCGCTATATCGGGCACCTCGACAACAACCGGCTCGAAGCATGGCCGACGATGTTCACCGAGGACTGCACGTACGAAATCGTGCCGAAGGAAAACGCCGACCTCGGGCTGCCGGTCGGGATCGTCCACTGCACGAACCAGCGGATGCTGCGCGACCGCGTGGTGTCGCTGCGGCACGCGAACATCTACGAAGAGCACACGTACCGGCACATGACGTCGGGCCTGACGATCGTCGCGGAACGCGACGGCGAGATCGACACCGAGAGCAACTACGTCGTCGTGCAGACGCGCAGCAACGGCGAGTCGAACGTGTACCAGGCCGGCAAGTACTACGACACGGTCGTGCGCACGCCGGACGGGCTGCGCTACAAGACCAAGCGGGTGATCTACGACACGTCGCGCGTGCAGACGCTGCTCGCCACCCCGATCTGA